A window of Haliscomenobacter hydrossis DSM 1100 contains these coding sequences:
- a CDS encoding acetyl-CoA carboxylase biotin carboxylase subunit: MKKILIANRGEIALRVMRSARKMGIQTVAVYSEADRNAPHVRFADEAVLLGPAPSNQSYLRGDKIIEIAKTLGVDGIHPGYGFLSENASFAQAVTDAGMIFIGPTPQAIEVMGSKLAAKETVKAYNIPMVPGVDHSISDVEEAKTIAQTVGYPILIKASAGGGGKGMRVVENEEELAEQMTRAISEATSAFGDGSVFIEKYVTEPRHIEIQVLADAHGNVVHLFERECSIQRRHQKVVEEAPSAVLTPEIRKAMGEAAVNVARSCQYLGAGTVEFLVDAGLNFYFLEMNTRLQVEHPVTEFITGLDLVEQQIRIARGEVLAFTQEDLNINGHAIELRVCAEDPLNNFLPSVGKLQRYRRPSGEHIRVDDGIEEGMEVPIYYDPLLAKLAVWGVTREAAIKRMLEAISMYQIEGVATTLPFGRFVCQHDAFISGKFDTGFVKNYYSPEGIQAQQHAEIEVAARLALEVLYHHKRQLMVPDPGGVEWFTQR, encoded by the coding sequence ATGAAAAAAATACTCATTGCCAATCGAGGTGAAATTGCTTTAAGGGTAATGCGCAGCGCCCGAAAAATGGGCATCCAAACCGTTGCGGTCTATTCAGAGGCCGACCGCAATGCTCCGCACGTTCGTTTTGCCGACGAAGCAGTGTTGTTAGGTCCTGCTCCGTCCAATCAATCTTACCTCCGCGGAGACAAAATCATCGAGATAGCCAAAACGCTAGGGGTAGATGGCATTCACCCCGGTTATGGTTTTTTGAGTGAAAATGCAAGTTTCGCCCAGGCCGTTACCGATGCGGGGATGATTTTTATTGGCCCAACACCGCAGGCCATTGAAGTAATGGGCAGCAAATTGGCGGCCAAAGAAACCGTCAAAGCCTACAACATCCCCATGGTGCCCGGTGTCGACCATTCCATTAGTGATGTGGAAGAAGCCAAAACCATTGCCCAAACCGTTGGTTACCCCATCTTGATCAAAGCCTCGGCTGGTGGTGGCGGAAAAGGTATGCGGGTAGTTGAAAACGAGGAAGAACTGGCAGAACAAATGACCCGTGCCATTAGTGAAGCGACTTCTGCATTTGGGGACGGTTCGGTTTTTATCGAAAAATACGTCACTGAACCCCGGCACATTGAAATACAAGTTCTGGCCGATGCCCACGGCAATGTGGTGCACCTTTTTGAACGGGAATGCAGCATCCAACGCCGTCACCAAAAAGTGGTAGAAGAAGCGCCATCCGCCGTGCTTACCCCCGAAATTCGCAAAGCCATGGGTGAAGCAGCCGTCAATGTGGCGCGTTCTTGCCAATACCTCGGCGCGGGTACGGTAGAGTTTTTGGTTGATGCCGGGCTCAATTTTTATTTCCTGGAAATGAATACCCGCTTGCAGGTCGAACATCCGGTAACGGAATTCATTACCGGTTTAGACCTGGTGGAACAACAAATCCGCATTGCCCGGGGAGAAGTACTGGCCTTTACACAGGAAGACCTGAACATTAATGGCCATGCCATCGAGTTGCGGGTATGTGCTGAAGATCCGCTCAACAATTTTTTACCTAGCGTGGGAAAATTGCAGCGTTACCGCCGCCCGAGTGGTGAACACATCCGTGTAGACGATGGGATTGAAGAAGGTATGGAGGTGCCGATTTATTACGATCCCCTGTTGGCGAAACTAGCGGTTTGGGGCGTCACCCGCGAAGCGGCCATCAAACGCATGTTGGAGGCCATCAGTATGTATCAGATTGAAGGTGTGGCCACTACCCTACCCTTCGGGCGTTTTGTTTGTCAACACGATGCTTTTATCAGCGGTAAGTTTGACACGGGTTTTGTCAAAAATTATTATTCACCAGAAGGTATCCAGGCTCAGCAACATGCGGAAATTGAAGTTGCAGCAAGGTTGGCACTGGAAGTATTGTACCACCACAAGCGACAATTGATGGTTCCTGATCCAGGGGGAGTAGAATGGTTTACGCAGCGGTAA
- a CDS encoding L-threonylcarbamoyladenylate synthase, with product MLLKINADNPEGRKINQVIEKLNEGGIIIYPTDTVYGLGCDINNQAAVEKICRLRRLDPKDAMLAIICKDISQVQEFTQQIDNPTFKLLKRNLPGAFTFILPAAGSVPKMFRNRKKTIGIRIPDHNIPLQLVEGLGRPILTTSLKSDDEILEYFTDPELIYEDFQKLVDIVIDSGNGGNTPSTVVDCTQEKPIVLRLGAGMLEFS from the coding sequence ATGCTACTTAAAATCAATGCCGACAACCCGGAAGGCCGAAAAATCAATCAGGTTATTGAAAAACTCAACGAGGGTGGGATCATCATTTACCCTACGGACACCGTTTATGGTTTGGGTTGTGACATCAACAACCAGGCTGCGGTAGAAAAAATCTGCCGCTTGCGCCGTCTCGACCCCAAAGACGCCATGTTGGCCATCATTTGTAAAGACATCAGTCAAGTTCAGGAGTTTACCCAACAAATTGACAATCCAACCTTTAAATTGCTCAAACGCAATTTACCCGGTGCATTTACCTTTATTTTGCCTGCGGCAGGCAGTGTACCAAAAATGTTTCGCAACCGCAAAAAGACCATCGGTATCCGTATACCCGACCACAACATTCCGCTGCAATTGGTGGAAGGCCTGGGTCGCCCCATCTTGACGACCTCGCTCAAGTCTGACGATGAAATTCTGGAATACTTCACCGACCCTGAATTGATTTACGAAGATTTCCAAAAACTGGTAGACATCGTCATCGACAGTGGCAATGGTGGCAATACCCCATCCACGGTGGTAGATTGTACCCAGGAAAAACCAATAGTACTCCGTTTGGGTGCAGGTATGTTGGAGTTTTCTTAG
- the guaA gene encoding glutamine-hydrolyzing GMP synthase, with protein MEKILILDFGSQYTQLIARRIRELNVYSEIVPFNKVPHLDDSYKGVILSGSPFSVTDENALKIDLEPIIGKKPVLGVCYGAQYIAQYYGGQVQRSEKREYGKAKLHRIFQQDGLLQDVPIDSQVWMSHGDTIMSIPEQFELLAGTESVNVAAFKSKDGAYAAPVYCIQFHPEVTHSLDGATLLRNFVVNIAGCHGEWTPKSFAEHSVAELKEKIGSEKVLMALSGGVDSTVAATLLDRAIGDNLICFFVDNGLLRKGEYQQVLDSYEHLGLNVHGIDAKNHFYEELKGVTNPEAKRKIIGRLFIEVFEAEAAKYPGVKWLGQGTIYPDVIESVSVHGPSVTIKSHHNVGGLPDKMGLKIVEPLRMLFKDEVRRVGKELEIPVNILQRHPFPGPGLGIRILGEVNAEKVKLLQDADAIYIDNLRKFGLYDQVWQAGTILLPIQSVGVMGDERTYEQAVALRAVNSVDGMTAEWSHLPYEFLAKVSSEIINNVKGINRVVYDISTKPPATIEWE; from the coding sequence ATGGAAAAGATCCTCATCCTCGACTTTGGCTCACAGTACACCCAATTGATCGCCCGACGCATCCGGGAATTGAATGTGTATAGCGAAATTGTGCCTTTTAATAAGGTTCCACATCTCGACGACAGTTATAAAGGGGTAATCCTTTCGGGTAGCCCCTTCTCGGTAACCGACGAAAATGCCCTCAAAATTGACCTGGAACCGATTATCGGTAAAAAACCGGTTTTAGGGGTTTGTTACGGTGCACAGTACATTGCCCAATACTACGGCGGGCAAGTGCAACGTTCGGAAAAGCGAGAATACGGTAAAGCCAAACTGCATCGCATCTTTCAACAAGATGGTTTGCTCCAAGATGTTCCGATTGATTCGCAGGTATGGATGTCGCATGGCGATACCATCATGAGTATCCCAGAGCAATTTGAATTGTTGGCCGGTACCGAAAGTGTGAACGTTGCCGCGTTTAAATCCAAAGATGGAGCCTATGCAGCTCCGGTGTACTGTATCCAGTTTCACCCGGAAGTAACCCATAGTCTGGATGGTGCTACGTTGCTCCGCAACTTCGTCGTCAACATCGCGGGTTGTCACGGCGAATGGACGCCCAAATCTTTTGCGGAGCACAGCGTTGCCGAGCTTAAAGAAAAAATTGGCAGCGAAAAAGTTTTGATGGCCCTGTCAGGTGGAGTAGATTCAACAGTCGCCGCTACCCTTTTGGACCGCGCCATAGGCGACAACCTGATTTGTTTTTTTGTAGACAATGGGTTGTTGCGCAAAGGCGAATACCAACAAGTACTGGATTCTTACGAACACCTGGGCTTGAATGTACATGGCATTGATGCCAAAAACCATTTTTACGAAGAGCTGAAAGGGGTTACCAACCCAGAAGCCAAACGCAAAATCATCGGGCGACTGTTCATTGAGGTGTTTGAAGCCGAAGCGGCCAAATACCCCGGCGTAAAATGGCTGGGTCAAGGTACCATTTACCCCGATGTCATTGAGTCTGTGTCTGTACACGGCCCCTCGGTTACCATCAAGTCGCACCACAATGTGGGGGGCTTACCGGACAAGATGGGTTTAAAAATCGTGGAGCCGCTGCGGATGTTGTTCAAGGATGAAGTACGTCGCGTGGGCAAAGAATTGGAAATTCCGGTGAACATCCTACAGCGCCATCCTTTCCCTGGCCCCGGATTGGGTATCCGTATTTTGGGTGAGGTCAATGCAGAAAAAGTAAAACTCCTGCAAGATGCCGATGCCATTTACATCGATAATCTGCGTAAATTTGGACTGTATGATCAAGTTTGGCAAGCAGGCACCATTTTGTTGCCGATACAATCAGTAGGCGTAATGGGAGACGAACGAACTTACGAACAAGCCGTGGCCCTTCGTGCCGTGAATTCAGTAGATGGCATGACTGCGGAATGGAGTCATTTGCCTTATGAATTTTTGGCCAAAGTGTCGAGTGAAATCATCAACAATGTTAAAGGCATCAATCGGGTTGTTTATGATATCAGTACCAAGCCACCAGCTACCATCGAGTGGGAGTAA
- a CDS encoding Do family serine endopeptidase encodes MKKILIFSGLISLAVTGTALGIYNFIQNKASIKIEHINSTPAAKAVYTLNGKGEMVPLDFTQVAAKVMDAVVHIKSTHVRSAANRTAPNPFGDMFPNDDLFNDFFGKRYQFRPEEIPQQGRKPEVQVGQGSGVIINQDGYIITNNHVIADADDLEVTLHDNRTYKATVIGTDPSTDLALIQIKEKGLPSLPFVNSDEVKVGEWVMAVGNPFNLTSTVTAGIVSAKGRNINILKEQFAVESFIQTDAAINPGNSGGALVNLQGGLIGINTAIASPTGAYSGYGFAVPSNIVSKVVEDLLRFGTVQRGVLGVMIRTVDGNLKKEKNLETTAGAYVDSLMEKSAAGVAGIKPGDVIVAVNEQKVQSSPELQEAIARHRPGDVVNIKVNRKGQEKEFKVTLNNRKGNTALVKNDQPEVMDVLGADFETLDSKIAKKLDISGGVKVKALNAGKLRKSTDMREGFIITKVDGQTVTNVDDLAKILSKKKGGVMLEGVYEDLPGEYYYAFGM; translated from the coding sequence ATGAAAAAGATCTTGATCTTCTCCGGTCTCATTTCCCTGGCAGTCACAGGAACCGCCCTTGGAATTTACAACTTTATTCAGAACAAAGCATCCATCAAAATTGAACACATCAACAGCACTCCTGCGGCCAAAGCGGTGTATACGTTGAATGGCAAAGGAGAAATGGTGCCCTTGGATTTTACCCAGGTGGCGGCCAAAGTAATGGATGCGGTGGTGCACATCAAATCAACCCACGTTCGGTCTGCCGCTAACCGGACTGCCCCCAACCCCTTTGGTGACATGTTTCCGAACGATGATTTGTTCAACGATTTTTTTGGAAAACGCTATCAATTCCGTCCTGAAGAAATTCCTCAACAGGGTAGAAAACCCGAAGTACAAGTCGGGCAAGGCAGTGGGGTGATCATCAACCAGGATGGGTACATCATTACCAATAACCATGTCATTGCGGATGCCGATGATTTGGAAGTTACCTTACACGACAACCGCACCTATAAAGCTACGGTCATCGGTACCGACCCAAGTACAGATTTGGCGCTCATTCAAATTAAAGAGAAAGGCCTACCCAGCTTGCCCTTTGTCAACTCGGATGAGGTAAAAGTTGGGGAGTGGGTAATGGCCGTTGGCAATCCTTTTAACCTTACCTCTACGGTTACAGCCGGAATTGTCAGTGCCAAAGGGCGCAACATCAACATTTTAAAAGAACAATTTGCAGTAGAGAGTTTCATCCAAACGGATGCCGCCATCAATCCTGGCAACAGTGGTGGGGCATTGGTCAATTTGCAAGGCGGCCTGATTGGCATCAACACCGCCATTGCCAGTCCAACGGGAGCCTATTCCGGGTATGGTTTCGCGGTACCCAGCAATATAGTGAGTAAAGTAGTAGAAGATTTGCTGCGCTTTGGTACGGTGCAAAGAGGGGTGCTTGGGGTCATGATTCGCACTGTTGATGGCAATTTGAAAAAGGAAAAAAACCTGGAAACTACCGCCGGAGCCTATGTAGATAGCCTGATGGAGAAAAGCGCAGCTGGTGTAGCAGGCATCAAACCCGGAGACGTAATTGTTGCGGTAAACGAGCAAAAGGTGCAAAGTTCGCCGGAATTGCAAGAGGCGATTGCCCGCCACCGTCCGGGTGACGTCGTCAACATCAAAGTGAACCGCAAAGGACAAGAGAAAGAATTTAAAGTGACTTTGAATAACCGCAAAGGCAACACTGCACTGGTTAAAAATGACCAACCCGAAGTCATGGATGTGCTCGGCGCAGATTTTGAAACACTAGATAGCAAAATTGCCAAAAAACTGGACATCAGTGGCGGGGTAAAAGTAAAAGCCCTCAATGCTGGCAAATTGCGCAAAAGTACGGACATGCGCGAAGGGTTCATCATCACCAAAGTAGATGGTCAAACCGTGACCAATGTCGACGACTTGGCAAAAATATTGAGTAAAAAGAAAGGCGGAGTAATGCTGGAAGGGGTGTATGAAGACCTGCCGGGTGAGTATTATTACGCTTTTGGGATGTAA
- a CDS encoding ABC transporter substrate-binding protein, translating to MSFILAVVLTGCSFFKPASSTGTTTPDKVPAEYSSTPRQNNPAQTGTVSVYDPVKREWVVVQTKPQEKIDTIRWKEGSGAVPITADAARLPVPNSDRGSVPVIPGVQNNNPNPVSPVNQPGQYRNTSPYNIAVLLPFMSGQGSGSVEGNSVAEWAIQYYGGLKMALSALDLEGIRLNVSVLDTKADTNEMYRLLRYPDVQNAQLLMGPYRRDNIKIVAEYAKRSNKPMVSPFSAVGTLTQDNPNYIQMNPSLESHCQALLNHALSEFKPDEIVVVTRNVVGEQNCLEFLRKAYAPKRALGNPAIQEYFLQGDEKSYGTINLRPYIQNKTQAAIIVPSWADETYIFYLLRAVKSAKANGQKVVVYGMPQWVDFEHMEFDLYEQCQVRVSQVAFIDDQSPEILNFKKEFFARYAALPNPEAFAGYDQMIYFGRLLANFGPNVKDHLERNQGKGLHTGFTFTRVVNSVPFGGEQFAPTQRYENQFVHILEFAGYQFRPLPVIPR from the coding sequence ATGAGTTTTATCCTCGCGGTAGTACTAACGGGCTGCAGTTTTTTTAAACCAGCCAGTTCGACGGGTACGACAACGCCGGACAAGGTTCCTGCGGAATACAGCTCTACACCACGCCAAAACAATCCTGCTCAAACCGGAACGGTGAGTGTATACGACCCCGTTAAGCGAGAATGGGTGGTGGTGCAAACCAAACCTCAGGAAAAAATCGATACCATCCGCTGGAAAGAGGGTTCTGGCGCGGTACCGATTACCGCTGATGCAGCTCGTTTGCCCGTACCGAATTCCGACCGGGGTAGCGTTCCGGTTATTCCAGGGGTTCAGAACAACAACCCAAATCCCGTTTCACCCGTAAACCAGCCTGGGCAATACCGCAACACAAGCCCTTACAATATTGCCGTTTTGTTGCCCTTCATGAGTGGACAAGGCAGTGGCTCGGTAGAGGGCAACTCTGTGGCAGAGTGGGCCATACAGTATTATGGTGGGTTAAAAATGGCGCTCAGTGCGCTCGATTTGGAAGGAATCCGCCTCAATGTAAGTGTGTTGGATACCAAAGCGGATACCAATGAGATGTATCGTTTGTTGCGTTATCCGGATGTGCAAAACGCTCAACTTTTGATGGGTCCGTATCGACGCGACAACATCAAAATTGTTGCCGAATACGCCAAACGCAGTAATAAACCGATGGTTTCTCCCTTCAGTGCCGTAGGAACACTCACCCAGGACAATCCAAATTACATCCAGATGAACCCCAGTCTGGAATCGCATTGTCAGGCTTTATTGAATCATGCACTGAGCGAATTCAAACCCGATGAGATTGTGGTCGTCACCCGCAATGTGGTGGGGGAACAAAACTGTTTGGAGTTTCTGCGCAAAGCCTATGCCCCCAAACGCGCATTGGGCAATCCGGCTATTCAGGAATATTTTCTGCAAGGAGACGAAAAATCATATGGGACCATCAACTTGCGGCCTTACATTCAGAATAAAACCCAGGCTGCCATCATTGTGCCTTCCTGGGCGGATGAAACCTATATTTTTTATTTGCTTCGCGCCGTAAAATCGGCCAAAGCCAATGGACAAAAGGTTGTGGTGTACGGCATGCCCCAATGGGTTGATTTTGAACACATGGAGTTTGATCTGTACGAGCAATGCCAAGTCAGGGTCAGCCAAGTGGCCTTTATTGACGATCAATCGCCTGAAATATTGAATTTCAAAAAAGAGTTTTTTGCCCGTTATGCTGCGCTGCCCAATCCTGAAGCTTTTGCTGGATATGACCAAATGATTTACTTCGGAAGATTGTTGGCCAATTTTGGACCCAATGTCAAAGACCATCTGGAGCGCAATCAGGGTAAGGGCTTACATACGGGTTTTACGTTTACCCGAGTGGTCAACAGTGTGCCTTTTGGCGGGGAACAGTTTGCGCCTACCCAACGCTACGAAAATCAGTTTGTGCACATTCTGGAGTTTGCCGGGTATCAATTCAGGCCATTGCCGGTTATACCACGATAG
- a CDS encoding TrmH family RNA methyltransferase, with the protein MEASREQKIRQLAQNRQFDLTVILENVDDPHNVGAVLRSCDSVGIREIFVLYTRPGLQNHKLELGKRTSAGSRKWIDVYLYREVDACMEHVRRNYQRVYATHLAHDAKSLYELDLAQSAALMFGNEADGLSELALSQADGNFIIPQVGMAQSLNVSVACAVSLYEAFRQRSAKGLYGVGNPASTDQQAALLEDYFRRQEDLEEAWKTTK; encoded by the coding sequence ATGGAAGCATCTCGGGAACAAAAAATCCGCCAACTGGCTCAAAATCGCCAATTCGATCTCACGGTCATTCTCGAAAATGTCGATGATCCGCACAATGTTGGTGCAGTATTGCGCTCTTGCGATTCTGTAGGCATTCGGGAGATTTTTGTCTTGTACACTAGACCGGGTCTGCAAAACCACAAATTGGAATTGGGAAAACGTACTTCGGCAGGATCGCGGAAATGGATTGATGTTTACCTGTACCGGGAAGTGGATGCTTGTATGGAACATGTGCGCCGCAATTACCAGCGGGTTTATGCTACCCATTTGGCCCATGACGCCAAATCCTTGTACGAACTCGATCTGGCTCAATCCGCAGCCCTGATGTTTGGCAACGAAGCTGATGGCTTATCTGAACTGGCACTGAGTCAGGCCGATGGTAACTTTATCATTCCGCAGGTAGGCATGGCTCAAAGTTTAAATGTATCGGTAGCTTGTGCGGTGTCATTGTATGAAGCGTTCCGGCAACGCAGTGCCAAAGGTTTGTACGGTGTTGGAAACCCCGCCAGTACCGATCAACAAGCGGCCCTGTTGGAGGATTATTTTCGTCGGCAAGAAGACCTGGAGGAAGCCTGGAAGACGACCAAGTAG
- a CDS encoding Hsp20/alpha crystallin family protein, with protein sequence MALVKSNFAAFPSFPRLFDDFFTRDLFDLGNRGQSFTNTTLPSVNIVENNESFAVEMAAPGMRKEDFHIQLNNEVLTISSQKENRNEFKENERYTRHEFSYQSFERSFHLPKTVVDESKIQAQYENGILRILIPKKEEAKLLPPRTIVVQ encoded by the coding sequence ATGGCACTCGTAAAAAGCAATTTTGCTGCTTTCCCAAGTTTCCCTCGTCTATTTGACGATTTTTTCACCCGCGATCTTTTTGACCTGGGTAATCGTGGTCAATCTTTTACCAACACCACCCTTCCATCGGTCAACATTGTGGAAAACAACGAAAGTTTTGCGGTAGAAATGGCCGCACCGGGCATGCGCAAAGAGGATTTTCATATCCAGTTGAACAATGAGGTATTGACCATCTCTTCCCAAAAAGAGAACAGAAACGAGTTCAAAGAAAACGAGCGTTACACCCGTCATGAGTTTAGCTACCAATCTTTCGAACGTTCTTTCCATCTGCCCAAGACCGTGGTGGATGAATCGAAAATCCAGGCTCAATACGAGAATGGCATCTTGCGCATTTTGATTCCTAAAAAAGAAGAAGCCAAACTGCTTCCTCCTCGTACCATTGTGGTACAATAA
- a CDS encoding TonB-dependent receptor, translating into MRILLCLHLLLLSSFLLAQNATLRGNVYDEETGNPIGFASISLVNNPGQGAITDVNGFFSIANLAPGKYQINISYLGYESASFERELSAGNITYQRFLLKPTAIELEGVDISGRRSQARSQVQISKLTVSPKQIRSLPSTGGESDVAQYLTVLPGVVSSGDQGGQLYIRGGSPVQNKMLLDGMIIYNPFHSIGLFSVFETETIRNMDVYTGGYNAEYGGRISAVVDIKTREGNRKRLSGLVSASPFQAKALIEGPIKPLKNENGGSISFMFTGKHSLIDRTSPSLYSYAVDSNYYSFAQKDTSLSVAKSLPFRYTDLYGKVSFNADNGSKLDVFGFNFTDQFNFAGLAKLDWSSTGGGGNFTLIPTNSNVVLNGVVGFSNYNIALLEKDGGPRQSGITTYNANLNFTYYGDHNQLNYGFEFVGLNTDFRFRNLVGLTFAQEDFTSELAGYAKFRQELKNLVLEPGFRVHYYASQSRMSLEPRFGLKYNATPFLRFKAAGGIYAQNLVSTVNDLDVVNFFVGFLAGPEESLFKPNTREPVDHRLQKAWHAVTGVELDLGKYLEFNVEPYWKQFTQLININRNKLNAQDPNYVTETGEAYGIDFTLRYSKGNVYCWGTYSYAKVNRNDGIQEYPPIFDRRHNINLLSTYRFGGQKQWEASARWNIGSGFPFTQTRGFYQDNPYGQLLQTNVLTGNFPLGILLTDEINGGRLSWFHRLDASLKYTAKFSRFAALELTASVTNVYNRENVFYVDRITNRRVNQLPVLPSLAAAVRF; encoded by the coding sequence ATGAGAATATTGTTGTGCTTGCACCTTTTGCTTTTGAGTAGCTTTTTACTGGCTCAAAACGCAACTTTACGGGGCAACGTTTACGATGAAGAAACCGGCAATCCGATTGGTTTTGCGAGCATTTCACTGGTCAACAATCCTGGCCAAGGTGCCATCACCGATGTGAATGGTTTTTTCAGCATCGCCAATTTGGCTCCTGGAAAATACCAGATCAATATTTCCTATTTGGGATATGAAAGCGCTTCCTTCGAGCGGGAATTGAGTGCAGGAAACATCACCTATCAACGTTTTTTGCTCAAACCTACCGCCATCGAACTGGAGGGCGTGGACATTTCCGGGCGGCGTTCGCAAGCCCGTTCGCAAGTCCAGATCTCCAAGTTGACGGTTTCTCCCAAACAAATCCGCAGTTTGCCCTCAACGGGCGGGGAATCCGACGTTGCGCAATACCTGACCGTCCTGCCCGGAGTGGTCAGTTCCGGTGACCAGGGTGGACAATTGTACATCCGCGGCGGATCACCCGTCCAAAACAAGATGCTCCTGGATGGGATGATCATCTACAATCCGTTTCATTCCATTGGTTTGTTTTCGGTTTTTGAAACCGAAACCATCCGCAACATGGACGTTTACACGGGCGGATACAACGCAGAATACGGCGGGCGCATCTCCGCAGTGGTGGACATCAAAACCCGCGAAGGCAACCGCAAACGTTTGAGCGGTTTGGTTTCAGCCAGTCCCTTTCAGGCAAAAGCGCTGATTGAAGGGCCGATCAAGCCGCTGAAAAATGAAAATGGAGGGAGCATTTCTTTTATGTTCACGGGCAAACATTCCTTGATTGACCGTACTTCGCCTTCGCTGTACAGTTACGCCGTGGACAGTAATTATTATTCTTTTGCTCAAAAAGACACCAGTTTGAGCGTCGCCAAAAGTTTGCCCTTTCGCTATACCGACTTGTACGGCAAAGTGTCGTTCAATGCCGACAATGGCAGCAAGCTAGATGTGTTTGGTTTCAACTTTACGGATCAGTTCAATTTTGCCGGGCTGGCCAAATTGGACTGGAGTTCTACTGGCGGAGGAGGCAATTTCACTTTGATTCCGACCAACTCCAATGTAGTCCTCAATGGGGTGGTGGGTTTCAGTAATTACAACATTGCCTTATTGGAAAAAGACGGAGGACCACGGCAGAGTGGCATCACGACGTACAATGCCAACCTCAATTTCACGTATTACGGCGACCACAACCAACTGAATTACGGCTTTGAGTTCGTGGGGTTGAATACCGATTTTCGCTTTCGCAATTTGGTGGGTTTAACTTTTGCCCAGGAAGATTTCACCAGTGAATTGGCGGGATACGCCAAGTTTAGGCAGGAATTGAAAAACCTGGTCTTGGAGCCGGGGTTCAGGGTTCATTACTACGCTTCTCAGTCCCGCATGTCTCTGGAACCTCGTTTTGGCCTGAAGTACAACGCGACGCCTTTCCTGCGCTTTAAAGCTGCCGGAGGGATATACGCTCAAAACCTGGTCAGCACCGTCAATGATCTCGACGTGGTGAATTTCTTTGTAGGTTTTTTGGCTGGCCCTGAAGAAAGTTTGTTCAAACCCAATACCCGCGAACCCGTCGATCATCGCTTGCAAAAGGCCTGGCACGCGGTAACCGGGGTGGAACTCGATTTGGGGAAATACCTGGAGTTCAATGTGGAGCCTTACTGGAAACAGTTCACCCAACTCATCAACATCAACCGCAACAAACTCAATGCACAGGATCCGAACTATGTTACGGAGACTGGAGAAGCATACGGCATCGATTTTACACTGCGCTACAGCAAGGGCAATGTATATTGCTGGGGTACTTATTCCTATGCCAAAGTGAATCGCAATGATGGCATCCAGGAGTATCCGCCCATTTTTGATCGCCGCCACAACATCAACCTGCTGAGTACTTACCGTTTTGGGGGACAAAAACAATGGGAAGCCAGTGCGCGTTGGAACATCGGCTCAGGATTCCCTTTTACCCAAACACGGGGCTTTTATCAGGACAATCCCTATGGCCAATTGTTACAAACCAACGTCTTGACGGGGAACTTCCCCCTGGGTATTTTGTTGACGGATGAAATCAATGGTGGACGCTTGTCCTGGTTTCATCGCCTGGATGCTTCCTTGAAGTATACCGCCAAATTCTCACGCTTTGCTGCGCTGGAACTCACTGCCAGTGTTACCAATGTATACAACCGCGAAAATGTATTTTATGTGGATCGAATCACGAATCGGCGGGTGAATCAGTTGCCGGTGTTGCCGAGTTTGGCGGCGGCGGTACGGTTTTAA